A region of Nerophis lumbriciformis linkage group LG26, RoL_Nlum_v2.1, whole genome shotgun sequence DNA encodes the following proteins:
- the LOC133624089 gene encoding uncharacterized protein: MKQKWSCLATIPSNIFGGEKTSVRNIPNPKQQEWSFRMEEEEEPQPSHFKEEDEAPQTLSIKKEEESPLTPHFKEEEEAPQPPHIKEEEEEHSISQEFPVRVVIVKSEDEEVKGERDHCGADKMFAPLSDGDEATSHSADTDDDDATCHTDNTHLTCSHCDKTFKYPSHLKAHLRTHTGEKPFSCSECGKSFPQCNSLKEHMRIHTGEKPFPCAECGRDFRLKHMLKQHMQIHTGEKPFTCSICGKGFVRSLHLKRHARTHTGEKTFACPNCDKSFYDRSNLVTHKRTHTGEKPFSCSECGKGFAQSNSLKEHMRIHTGERPFSCLACGKGFTQSNRLKEHMRTHTGEKPFSCPECGKGFSRNSAIKDHMSTHNAEKPFSCSECGRDFRLKKVLKQHIRIHT; this comes from the coding sequence acgtctgtgaggAACATCCCTAACCCTAAGCAGCAGGagtggagcttcaggatggaggaggaggaggagccacagccctcccacTTCAAAGAGGAAGATGAGGCGCCACAGACCCTGTCCATTAAAAAGGAAGAAGAGAGCCCACTGACCCCCCACTtcaaagaagaagaggaggccccacagccccctcacattaaagaggaagaggaggaacacagcatcagtcaggagttCCCAGTGAGAGTTGTCATTGTAAAGAGTGAAGATGaggaggtcaaaggtgagagaGACCACTGTGGAGCAGACAAGATGTTTGCTCCACTATCAGATGGTGACGAGGCGACGTCTCACTctgctgacactgatgatgatgatgcaacatgtcacactgacaacacacacttgacatgttctcactgtgacaaaaccttcAAATACCCCAGTCATCTGAAAGCACACCTGAGAACGCACACCGGAGAGAAACCCTTTTCCTGCTCAGAGTGCGGTAAAAGCTTCCCACAATGTAACAGTTTGAAGGAGCACATGCGAATacacaccggagagaaaccttttCCCTGCGCGGAATGTGGCAGAGATTTTAGACTAAAACACATGctgaaacaacacatgcaaatacacaccggagaaaaaccctttACCTGTTCAATATGCGGTAAAGGCTTCGTGCGAAGTCTGCATTTAAAAAGACACgccagaacacacactggtgaaaaaacgTTTGCATGTCCAAACTGCGACAAAAGCTTTTATGACCGATCCAACCTCGTAACACACAAgagaacacacaccggagagaaacctttttcctgctcggaATGTGGTAAAGGTTTCGCACAGAGTAATAGCTTGAAAgagcacatgagaatacacaccggaGAGAGACCTTTTTCCTGCTTAGCATGTGGCAAAGGTTTTACTCAAAGTAATAGATTGAAagagcacatgagaacacacactggagaaaaacctttttcctgcccTGAATGTGGTAAAGGGTTTTCCCGAAATAGTGCCATCAAAGACCACATGAGTACGCACAATGCAgagaaacctttttcctgctctgaATGTGGTCGAGATTTTAGACTCAAAAAAGTGCTGAAGCAACACATCAGAATACACACTTGA